The Salmo salar chromosome ssa02, Ssal_v3.1, whole genome shotgun sequence genome segment cctgccaaggcagcagctactcttcctggggtttactatggatccccgttagttcctgccaaggcagcagctactcttcctggggtttattatggatccccattagttcctgccaaggcagcagctactcttcttggggtttattatggatccccattagttcctgccaaggcagcagctactgttcctggggtttattatggatccccattagttcctgccaaggcagcagctactcttcctggggtttattatggatccccatcagTTCctatcaaggcagcagctactcttcctggggtttattatagatccccattagttcctgccaaggcagcagctactcttcttggggtttattatggatcccaattagttcctgccaaggcagcagctactcttcctggggtttattatggatccccattagttcctgccaaggcagcagctactcttcctggggtttactaTGGATCCACACACACATTTCACAGGTGTCTCTTACCCAGGTGAGGATGGAGAAGAAGCAGAAGGTAACAGTGGCCCTGGCGGCGTCGGCGCCCTGAGCCAATGGGAGCTCTTCTTCTGTCGTCTGCTGCCACTGATTGGCCAGGAAACAGAAGCCCACGAACCACAGGAAACTGGCCAGGGCTGGGGGGCGGGACAAACAGGACAGATGGTAAAGAACAGACCTCTAGAGATAACATGgcctgtggatgtggatgtgtgtgtgtaatgtgtgtgtgtgtgtctgtgtgtatgcgtgtgtgtgtgtgtgtgtgtgtgtgtgtgtgtgtgtgtgtgtgtgtgtgtgtgtgtgtgtgtgtgtgtgtgtgtgtgtgtgtataatgtgtgtgtgtgtgtgtgtgtgtgtgtttaacgtgtgtgtgtgtgtgtgtttgtaatgtgtgtaaggtgtgtgtgtgtgtgtgtgtgtgtgtaaagtgtgtgtgtgtgtgtataatgtgtgtgtgtgtgtgtgtataatgtgtgtgtgtgtgtgtgtataatgtgtgtgtgtgtgtataatgtgtgtgtgtgtgtgtgtgtgtgtgtgtataatgtgtgtgtgtgtgtgtgtgtttgtaatgtgtaagtgtgtaagtgtgtgtgtgaggtgtgtgtgtgtggatgtgtgtgtaatgtgtgtgtgtgtttaacgtgtgtgtgtgtgtgtgtgtgtgtgtgtgtgtgtgtgtgtgtgtgtgtgtgtgtgtgtgtgtaccagagaAGACCATGTCGATGAGAGTTGCTCTCCTCCTGAGTCGGACACTGTGGATGGTGGGGAAGTAGATGTCCACAACCAGGAAGCAGACGCTGCCTAGGAAACAGACCACGCCCACGGTAACGCCGTAGTTACAGGCGTCCGCGTTCTTATTGAAGACGCATAGCAACCGCTCGCTGCCGATGTTCATGTAGCCTTCGTTCACTATACAGCTGAACACGACCATAGAGAATACCTGGTGAAGAGACATCACCTTTAATTAATTACTATACAGCTGAACactacctggaggagagacatcaCCTTTAATTAATTACTATACAGCTGAACACAACCATAGAGAATACCTGGTGAAGAGACATCACCTTTAATTAATTACTATACAGCTGAACactacctggaggagagacatcaCCATTAATTAATTACTATACAGCTGAACACAACCATAGAGAATACCTGGTGAAGAGACATCACCTTTAATGAATTACTATACAGctgaacactaccatagagaatacctggaggagagacatcaCCTTTAATTAATTACTATACAGCTGAACACGACCATAGAGAATACCTGGTGGAGAGACATCACCTTTAATTAATTACTATACAGCTGAACACGACCATAGAgaacacctggaggagagacatcaCCTTTAATTAATTACTATACAGCTGAACACAACCATAGAGAATACCTGGAAGAGAGACATCACCTTTAATTAATTACTATACAGCTGAACACTACCGTAGAGAATACCTGGTGGAGAGACATCACCTTTAATTAATTACTATACAGCTGAACactacctggaggagagacatcaCCTTTAATTAATTACTATACAGCTGAACACGACCATAGAG includes the following:
- the LOC106591522 gene encoding synaptogyrin-3 isoform X1; amino-acid sequence: MQPVGSFLPGKTGTSHFDPVVFIKRPRTILRLLCWVSDKSTRLVFSMVVFSCIVNEGYMNIGSERLLCVFNKNADACNYGVTVGVVCFLGSVCFLVVDIYFPTIHSVRLRRRATLIDMVFSALASFLWFVGFCFLANQWQQTTEEELPLAQGADAARATVTFCFFSILTWAGLTALALQTFINLFQNFSLFTDQLDDNAGYRDNARGAPVANGVTVVTTNPYQQAPPFSETLSLDPSALTPAPVF
- the LOC106591522 gene encoding synaptogyrin-3 isoform X2, which codes for MQPVGSFLPGKTGTSHFDPVVFIKRPRTILRLLCWVFSMVVFSCIVNEGYMNIGSERLLCVFNKNADACNYGVTVGVVCFLGSVCFLVVDIYFPTIHSVRLRRRATLIDMVFSALASFLWFVGFCFLANQWQQTTEEELPLAQGADAARATVTFCFFSILTWAGLTALALQTFINLFQNFSLFTDQLDDNAGYRDNARGAPVANGVTVVTTNPYQQAPPFSETLSLDPSALTPAPVF